One genomic region from Rosa rugosa chromosome 1, drRosRugo1.1, whole genome shotgun sequence encodes:
- the LOC133711888 gene encoding dolichyl-diphosphooligosaccharide--protein glycosyltransferase subunit STT3A, whose product MEGSETSNGTTLRNAFGNVLSFFILILIGVLAFSIRLFSVIKYESVIHEFDPYFNYRVTQFLTKNGIYDFWNWFDDRTWYPLGRVIGGTVYPGLTLTAGTLWWLLNSLNIPLSVETICVFTAPIFSAFTSWAAYLLTREVKGAGAGLTAAALIAMVPSYISRSVAGSYDNEAVAIFALVFTFYLYIKTLNTGSLFYATLNALAYFYMVCSWGGYTFIINLIPMHVLMCIVTGRYSSRLYIAYAPLVVLGTLLAALVPVVGFNAVMTSEHFASFLVFIIIHVVAFVHYIKGVLSPKMFKVAVTLVLSIGVIVCCAVIAVLVALVASSPTKGWSGRSLSLLDPTYASKYIPIIASVSEHQPPTWPSYFMDINVLAFLVPAGIIACFSPLSDASSFVILYIVTSVYFSGVMVRLMLVLAPAACITSGIALSEAFEVFTRSIKFQLPGLQGISPVKAEETSSDSTVPLNEVPKTDKSGETLKERPSRKNRKKEKEPVEKPSIKARIEKKLLVLPLEGSVLAIFLLVLLGAFYVVHCVWAAAEAYSAPSIVLTSHSHDGLHVFDDFREAYAWLSHNTEVDDKVASWWDYGYQTTAMANRTVIVDNNTWNNTHIATVGTAMSSPEKAAWEIFNSLDVKYVLVVFGGLVGYPSDDINKFLWMVRIGGGVFPHIKEPDYLRDGQYRIDNQATPTMLNCLMYKLSYYRFVDTDGKGFDRVRRTEIGKKYFKLTHFEEVFTTHHWMVRIYKLKPPKNRVRGKTKKSKSKSTSTISGKRSGTKKNPWN is encoded by the exons ATGGAGGGCTCCGAGACCTCCAACGGTACAACCTTGAGGAATGCTTTCGGTAATGTCCTCTccttcttcatcctcatcctGATCGGCGTTCTCGCTTTTTCGATCCGTCTCTTCTCT GTCATAAAGTACGAGAGTGTTATTCACGAGTTTGATCCTTATTTCAATTACAGAGTCACTCAG TTTCTGACAAAGAATGGAATATATGATTTTTGGAATTGGTTTGATGATCGAACCTG gTATCCTCTTGGTCGTGTGATTGGTGGAACTGTTTACCCTGGATTGACCTTGACAGCAGGAACCCTATGGTG GTTGTTGAATTCATTAAATATTCCTCTTTCTGTGGAAACTATTTGTGTGTTTACTGCACCTATATTCTCTGCTTTCACATCCTGGGCAGCTTACCTTCTGACTCGG GAAGTTAAGGGCGCTGGTGCTGGACTAACAGCTGCAGCTCTTATTGCAATG GTCCCATCATATATTTCTCGGTCTGTAGCTGGAAGCTATGACAATGAAGCTGTGGCTATTTTTGCTTTGGTCTTCACCTTCTATCTCTATATAAAG ACACTGAATACAGGATCCCTCTTTTATGCAACTCTTAATGCCCTAGCATACTTTTACAtg GTTTGCTCTTGGGGAGGCTACACATTTATTATCAATCTTATTCCAATGCATGTGCTTATGTGCATTGTGACTGGTCGATACTCATCACGACTGTACATTGCCTATGCTCCTCTT GTTGTCTTGGGCACATTATTAGCTGCTTTGGTGCCTGTTGTTGGATTTAATGCAGTCATGACATCGGAACATTTTGCATCCTTCTTG GTTTTTATTATTATACACGTGGTCGCATTTGTGCACTATATCAAAGGGGTTCTTTCTCCTAAAATGTTCAAAGTTGCTGTGACACTTGTTCTATCTATTGGCGT GATAGTATGCTGTGCTGTGATAGCAGTACTGGTAGCTTTGGTAGCTTCAAGCCCGACGAAGGGGTGGAGTGGGCGAAGTCTAAGTCTACTTGATCC aacCTATGCAAGCAAGTACATACCAATTATTGCTAGTGTTAGTGAGCATCAACCTCCTACTTGGCCCTCATACTTTATGGACATTAATGTGTTGGCATTCTTAGTTCCAGCTGGCATAATT GCATGCTTTTCACCCTTATCGGATGCGAGCTCTTTTGTCATCCTTTATATTGTAACATCAGTTTATTTCTCTGGAGTTATG GTGCGTCTTATGTTGGTACTTGCTCCAGCAGCATGCATTACCTCTGGAATTGCTCTTTCTGAAGCTTTTGAAGTTTTTACACGATCAATTAAGTTTCAGTTACCTGGTTTACAAGGAATTTCACCAGTTAAG GCAGAGGAGACCAGTTCTGATAGCACTGTGCCACTGAATGAAGTGCCTAAGACCGATAAAAGTGGAGAGACATTAAAGGAGAGACCCTCAAGAAAGAAcaggaagaaggaaaaagaaccTGTAGAAAAGCCTTCTATCAAAGCTCGAATTGAAAAGAAGCTTCTGGTTTTACCTCTTGAGGGATCAGTTCTTGCTATTTTTCTACTTGTGCTGCTGGGTGCCTTCTATGTG GTTCATTGTGTCTGGGCAGCAGCAGAAGCGTATTCAGCCCCATCCATTGTTCTAACATCTCATTCACATGATGGTCTCCATGTTTTTGATGATTTTAGAGAGGCTTATGCATGGCTAAGCCACAATACTGAGGTGGATGATAAA GTTGCATCTTGGTGGGATTATGGGTACCAAACCACTGCCATGGCTAACCGCACTGTCATCGTTGACAATAATACCTGGAACAACACTCATATTGCAACAGTCGGTACTGCCATGTCTTCTCCAGAAAAGGCTGCTTGGGAAATTTTCAACTCGTTGGATGTAAAATATGTCCTCGTTGTATTTGGAG GTCTTGTTGGCTACCCCAGTGATGATATTAATAAATTCCTGTGGATGGTCCGTATCGGAGGTGGTGTATTTCCTCATATCAAGGAACCCGATTACTTA AGAGATGGTCAGTATCGGATTGACAATCAGGCCACCCCCACCATGCTAAATTGTCTCATGTACAAGCTCTCTTATTACAG GTTTGTGGACACGGATGGTAAAGGCTTTGATAGGGTGAGGCGAACAGAAATTGGAAAGAAGTATTTCAAACTTACCCATTTTGAAGAG GTATTTACAACTCACCATTGGATGGTTCGGATATACAAACTAAAACCGCCAAAGAACCGTGTCCGAGGAAAGACTAAAAAATCAAAATCG AAATCAACCTCAACGATTAGCGGAAAAAGAAGTGGGACTAAAAAGAATCCGTGGAACTGA